The nucleotide window CATCGATTGTATTGAAACTTTCTTGAGTCCTACTGACGATCACGGTAGTTGGCAACCGACCATTCAAGGGCGAATCGTGCAAATGCAATGGGATCAAAAGGCTAAGCCGACTCCTTTGTTGGTGATCGAGCAATCTAATGAAGGCGTGAATGTTAGCTTTGCTACTAAGCGGCAGATACCAACACCATCTCTAAATTCAGGCCCGCTACCCCCCCCACCACCTCGACCTGCGATGCCTCCTTCTACAAACAAAGCCGTTCCTAACAAGTCTGCTCAAAATCAAACCACTCAGAACAAGACTGCGCCAAATCAGCAAACTAAACCGAAACAAGGGAATAAAAAACCAGCTAAGTAACTATTGTTAAGTAAATAAAAATACGATCGCCCTTTCGCGCTTATTAGAGTTCTCTACCGATACCACCTAAATACGATCGGTGGTTAATTACTTTGGCTGGATGAAAATTTTTCTTTCCTATTTGTTTAGTTATGATACGTGGAAGTCAGGGTAGCATCTTTAATTAAACGACCGTCTTCCATTTGCACGATGCGATCGGCTACATCTAAAATGCGATTATCGTGAGTCACCATCAAAATCGTACTGCCTTGTTCCTTGGCTAAACGCTGCATTAATTCCACTACATCGCGCCCCGATTTACTGTCTAAAGCGGCAGTCGGTTCGTCTGCTAAAATTAATTTGGGATGACTGACTAACGCACGGGCGATCGCAACCCGTTGTTTTTGTCCCCCGGAAAGATTGTCCGGGTAATAACTAACTCTTTCTCCCAATCCTACGGCTTCCAACATTGCTACTGCTCTAGATTTTGCTTCCTGAGTAGAAATGGCATCGTGCAGTTCGATCGACATCAGGACATTTTGCTGTGCCGTTAAGCATTTAAGTAAATTGTGTGCTTGGAAAATATACCCAATTTGGCGACGAGTTTTGATTTCCTGTTGCTTGCTAGCGCCATAAAGCTCTTGACCCAATACTTTTAGGCTACCTTCTTGGATCGATCGCAAACTACCCAGCAACGTCAATAAAGTGGTTTTTCCGCACCCGGATGGCCCGGTTAAAAGAACGATTTCTCCTGGCAAAAGTTCTAGGTTAATATCAAACAAAACTTGTTTGCGGAGGGAACCTTTACCATAATAATGATTCAGGTTTTTGATTTCAACTACTGGTTGATTCATGGTTTATTTTCGAGGAGTCAGGAGTCAGAATTCAGGAGTCAGGAGTCAAAATTCAGGAGTCAGAATTGAAGAATCAACTGTCAGTATTAAGAATCCTCCCTTGTGATTATTAAATACTCATTATTCTGAATTCTGAATTCTGGATTCTGAATTCTGAATTCTGGATTCTAAAAAATATCAGCCGGGTCAGCACTGCGTAATTTACGAACTGCGATCGCACCAGAAATAAAACACATGACGATCGTTAATATCATCACCGTTACTGCTAAATTCAACGTCATGGCCATTGGGATACCCGTAGCACCTCTGGCGAAATTATATAACACGAAAGAAATTCCAAATCCCGGCATATAACCTAAAAAAGAGAGAATTAGCGCTTCCTGGAAAACCACGCCTAACAAATATAAATCGCTATATCCCATTGCTTTGAGAGTAGCATATTCAGGCAGGTGGTCTGCTACGTCGGTGTAAAGGATTTGATAAACAATGACGATACCGACGATAAAACCCATTCCCACCCCTAAGCTAAAAATAAAACCAATGGCGGTGCTAGTTTCCCAAAACTTCTTTTCAAAGTCAATAAAACCCTGTTTGGTTAATACTTTCACATCTTCGGGCAATACTTTTTGTAGCTGATTTAAAACCACTTCCGGATCGGCATCGGGTTTAAGTTGAATGAACCCTACATCAATTTCATCTAAAGACCGTTTAGTTACTCTCAAAAAATTTAAATCGCTCGTAATTAAATTGCCATCGGCGGCAAAGGAAACGCCCAAACTAAACAATCCGTTAATATTAATTTTGCGATCGTTGACTTCCGTGCTTACTTTCCCATTTTCAGCTAACTTTTCGGCCACTGGGCCAAATTCAGCCCTCGATTTTTGGTCGAATAAAAATACATCGGGTAACTTAATTTTATCTAGCTGTTCGTTAACTTCCGGCAAATCAAAAGCGGGTCGATCCGGGTTAAACCCAAAAATGAAGATCGTGCGGTTAGACGCCGGATTAACGGGGTTTTTCCATTTGCCGGGGCCAATATATAGCCAGCCAATCGAATCGACGCCTTCAACTCCTTTGGCTTGGAACAAACGAGTGCGGGGAAAACTAGTCATTGCCGCTAAATATTCCGAACGGCGACTAATTAAAACTAAGTCGGTTTTAAAACGTTTGTGAATGGCGATCGCGCTATCAAAAAGTGCATTCTGAAAACCTAACTGCATAAACATCAACAGGTCGGCAAAACCAATACCTGCTAATGCTACAAAAAGCCGCATTTTTTCTCTCGATAATTGCAGCCACGCTAGAGGTACTTTCATGGTGATGTTCGTGTAGAATTATCTGGTAAACTATCGGTTTCGCTGGCAGCAGGATCTGACACTACAATTGCCACTTCTACTTGTAAATTACTTAAACCTGCTACTCGCTTGCTGTCTTCAGGAGTGAGGCGAACTTTTACTTCTACTACTCTGGCATCTTGCTCGGCAGCGGGGTCATCATTGAGGATATTTTTCTTACCAATTTTTAAGCCGAGTTGGTCTACGGTTCCGGTTAATTCTCCAGCAAAAGCACTACTTTTAATAGTAGCTGATTGACCGATCCGCACTTGATCGATTTCCGTTTGATAAACTTCGGCCACCACATACATTAGATCTGTTTGTCCTAGTTCGAGAATGCCATCATCTCCGATGCGTTCGCCCGGACGAGCATTAATTTTTAATATTTGACCGGCGACTGGCGATCGCACGTAAGCTAAATCTAAATCTGCTTGAGCTTTTCTGACTGTTGCTAAAGCGCTTTCTACTTCTGCTTGGGATGCTTGCACGTCGGTAGGGCGCACTTCTGCAACTTCTTCTAATCTGGCTTTTGCTTGCTTGATTTGTTGTTGTAAAGTATCGATCGTCTGGCTGCGAATAGCCCTTGCTTCGTTGATTTGTTGTTGGAGAGTTTCTTCTGTTTGAGAGCGAGTCGCCCTCGCTTCGTTAATTTGCTCGCGCAAAGTTTCTTCTATTTTACCTAAATTAGATCTTGCTTCATTTAACTGTTCTCTAGCCGTGTCTAGTTCCAGGCGTTTGCTGTCATATATCGAAGCTTGGATCGCACCTTGTTGGTATAGTATGCGATAGCGCTCGAATTCTGTTTCCGCATTGCGAACTTGTG belongs to Leptolyngbyaceae cyanobacterium and includes:
- a CDS encoding DevA family ABC transporter ATP-binding protein — encoded protein: MNQPVVEIKNLNHYYGKGSLRKQVLFDINLELLPGEIVLLTGPSGCGKTTLLTLLGSLRSIQEGSLKVLGQELYGASKQQEIKTRRQIGYIFQAHNLLKCLTAQQNVLMSIELHDAISTQEAKSRAVAMLEAVGLGERVSYYPDNLSGGQKQRVAIARALVSHPKLILADEPTAALDSKSGRDVVELMQRLAKEQGSTILMVTHDNRILDVADRIVQMEDGRLIKDATLTSTYHN
- the devC gene encoding ABC transporter permease DevC — encoded protein: MKVPLAWLQLSREKMRLFVALAGIGFADLLMFMQLGFQNALFDSAIAIHKRFKTDLVLISRRSEYLAAMTSFPRTRLFQAKGVEGVDSIGWLYIGPGKWKNPVNPASNRTIFIFGFNPDRPAFDLPEVNEQLDKIKLPDVFLFDQKSRAEFGPVAEKLAENGKVSTEVNDRKININGLFSLGVSFAADGNLITSDLNFLRVTKRSLDEIDVGFIQLKPDADPEVVLNQLQKVLPEDVKVLTKQGFIDFEKKFWETSTAIGFIFSLGVGMGFIVGIVIVYQILYTDVADHLPEYATLKAMGYSDLYLLGVVFQEALILSFLGYMPGFGISFVLYNFARGATGIPMAMTLNLAVTVMILTIVMCFISGAIAVRKLRSADPADIF
- a CDS encoding ABC exporter membrane fusion protein: MGRDSPLKDWLSFKPVGRWTIVLLVAGSLAVAGIGIYQFSEISERFKPKQQVLPPVVNTPTKEIVTALGRLEPQGEIIKLSSSSSFEGSLLSKLEVKQGDRVEQGQLVAILDNYGQKMAILEQAKKQVQVAQANLAKVRAGAKVGEINAQKAEIDRLEAQLSGEVATQRATIARLQAQLMGERKTQQATIARLQAQLIGETKAQQATIARLQAQVRNAETEFERYRILYQQGAIQASIYDSKRLELDTAREQLNEARSNLGKIEETLREQINEARATRSQTEETLQQQINEARAIRSQTIDTLQQQIKQAKARLEEVAEVRPTDVQASQAEVESALATVRKAQADLDLAYVRSPVAGQILKINARPGERIGDDGILELGQTDLMYVVAEVYQTEIDQVRIGQSATIKSSAFAGELTGTVDQLGLKIGKKNILNDDPAAEQDARVVEVKVRLTPEDSKRVAGLSNLQVEVAIVVSDPAASETDSLPDNSTRTSP